In one Amaranthus tricolor cultivar Red isolate AtriRed21 chromosome 8, ASM2621246v1, whole genome shotgun sequence genomic region, the following are encoded:
- the LOC130821015 gene encoding plant intracellular Ras-group-related LRR protein 4-like yields the protein MDNFITASPRTVDGVVEEIMKMHKTLPPRPDIDEVEAARTLIKNIEREDLIKLEAINKKTKGHGIPEELYFVYQEMQRALVHFQSKEEKREALKLLDLENAHNVFDELIQRASDCVSPSSDSGYSSNVAKKKDLNLGGTGSVLKSIDLDGASSSGGSSGFYKLEMKENVKSQLFTRDDSYVKKVKPSGSTFHVDGFGSSVTPQKFDSTVKTPNFSAQDGEKLSLIKLAGLIEVTAKKGNKELNLQNKLSDQVEWLPDSIGKLSGLITLDLSENRIVALPVTIGGLFSLSKLDLHSNRLTELPEAIGDLLNLVYLDLRGNFLAKLPPSIGRLVRLEELDLSSNRLSSLPDTVGSLVSLKKLNLETNDLDELPHTIGQCSSLMELHVDYNRLKALPEAVGKIETLEVLSVRYNNIRQLPTTMSALSRLRELNVSFNELESVPESLCFATSLVKLNISNNFADLRSLPRSIGNLEMLEELDISNNQIRTLPESFRFLTRLRALHVDQNPLEVPPRHIAEMGAQAVVQFMVDLVANKEVKVQPTKQKKSWAQICFFSKSNKRKRSGADYVKT from the exons ATGGATAATTTCATAACAGCTTCGCCAAGAACTGTGGATGGGGTAGTGGAAGAGATTATGAAGATGCATAAAACTCTTCCACCAAGACCAGACATTGATGAAGTTGAAGCAGCAAGAACTTTGATAAAGAATATAGAAAGAGAAGATCTTATAAAATTGGAAGCCATTAATAAGAAAACTAAAGGTCATGGAATTCCAGAAGAGCTTTACTTTGTGTACCAAGAGATGCAAAGAGCATTAGTTCACTTTCAAAGTAAAGAAGAAAAGAGGGAAGCTTTGAAATTACTTGATCTTGAAAATGCACACAATGTATTCGACGAATTGATTCAGAGAGCTTCTGATTGTGTTTCTCCTAGTTCTGATTCTGGGTATTCTTCTAATGTAGCAAAGAAGAAAGATTTGAACCTTGGAGGAACTGGGTCTGTGTTGAAATCAATTGATTTGGATGGTGCTTCTTCTTCCGGTGGTTCTAGTGGTTTTTATAAGTTAGAGATGAAGGAGAATGTAAAGAGTCAGTTGTTTACTAGAGATGATAGTTATGTGAAGAAGGTTAAACCTAGCGGTTCAACTTTTCATGTTGATGGATTTGGTAGTTCCGTTACTCCTCAAAAATTTGATTCTACTGTCAAAACACCCAATTTTTCAG CTCAAGATGGTGAGAAATTGAGTTTGATTAAGCTAGCTGGGTTAATTGAAGTGACTGCCAAGAAGGGTAACAAGGAGCTAAATCTGCAAAATAAGCTGTCAGATCAAGTTGAATGGTTGCCTGATTCTATTGGGAAGTTATCAGGTTTAATCACTCTTGATTTGTCAGAAAATAGGATTGTGGCTTTACCCGTTACCATTGGAGGGCTTTTTTCACTATCCAAATTGGATTTACATTCCAATAGGCTTACCGAGCTCCCAGAAGCAATAGGGGATCTCTTGAATCTTGTTTATCTTGATCTCAGGGGAAATTTCTTGGCTAAACTTCCTCCAAGTATTGGTAGATTGGTTCGTTTAGAGGAGCTCGACTTGAGTTCAAATAGGCTATCTTCGCTTCCTGATACTGTCGGGTCTTTAGTTAGCCTTAAGAAGCTTAATCTCGAGACTAATGATCTCGATGAACTCCCTCACACGATTGGACAATGCTCGTCTCTCATGGAGCTTCATGTGGACTATAACCGTCTTAAAGCCCTCCCTGAAGCTGTAGGGAAGATTGAAACCTTAGAGGTTCTTTCTGTAAGGTATAACAACATAAGACAGTTGCCAACTACAATGTCAGCCTTGTCAAGGTTAAGAGAGCTGAATGTGAGCTTTAACGAGCTCGAATCGGTGCCTGAGAGTTTGTGTTTCGCCACTTCGCTCGTTAAGCTAAATATCAGTAACAACTTTGCTGATCTTCGCTCTCTTCCAAGGTCAATTGGCAACCTTGAGATGCTTGAAGAATTGGATATTAGTAACAACCAAATCCGCACACTGCCTGAGTCATTTCGGTTTTTGACACGACTACGAGCTCTTCATGTTGATCAAAACCCCCTCGAAGTTCCGCCAAGACATATTGCTGAAATGGGTGCTCAG GCAGTTGTTCAGTTTATGGTTGATCTTGTGGCAAACAAGGAGGTGAAAGTACAGCCTACTAAACAGAAGAAGTCTTGGGCACAGATATGCTTCTTTTCAAAATCTAACAAAAGGAAGCGCAGTGGTGCAGATTATGTCAAGACATAA